One Mugil cephalus isolate CIBA_MC_2020 chromosome 12, CIBA_Mcephalus_1.1, whole genome shotgun sequence DNA segment encodes these proteins:
- the fhip1b gene encoding FHF complex subunit HOOK interacting protein 1B, which translates to MSWLSRFNPRGPGSRSGHSSAPSSPCTADPETCLMVFENHWRQVSWVLEQHDTSSSSDDLTAVRNHTDQMLCLLAEERPAEGAEGGDSVPQMGPILELMVTENILERLVQWHIRRGLDPDSQGALLKLFEMLIGQSQQPLLQHTALLHPLLRLLGACADSELGCPPNLENSLVLLLNQVCVSMARQPVVLEMLFRAAPALQGSTNLLIFSLLVPFIHRDGAIGQQARDALLLVMAASASNEAVARYIAENSYFCPVLATGLSALYSSLPRKIEVRGDDWHALRREDWMGVSSLVLFMNSLEFCNAVVQVAHPLVRSQLLDYLHNGFLVPVMGPALHKSAVDEMIASTAYLDLFLRSVTETSLLKTFLRFILLHRHDNDTILDTLLTRISSNSRLCMVSLSLFRTLLSLNCEDIMLQLVLRYLLPCTHVMLSQRRAIKETDLYGKSADKFLSLIPECCRQNAPASSERDEDNAFWGKVINSPSTESPAPHRPSTPSRLAFFMRQQSTGSGGGGPSTPTSTEQMQSGPSSTHPLSPDSPMHQQQTHTDSLDWDSGYLEYLRDARRGIELCSWACRDWSAPYDGENPSPNTAPNPPPPPTSNPSIAMFPEHFGFQQGANTPPVQQRAAIVAAARSEWSSSERDSGEWDVTIGKNNCISLTPRSKKRSLQREELLPKPVPPLVPSSSSATPLSASHPSPSPAPHIPSSAITVSYQAMYNGTTGQGDGCSDSRDRGLEVKKVKRDLGEQQYLDENANQNGSLVPCPSQSCAALPQSIFSNSDMSDAKPLCPNQIPSQNSVAHQASDAKPLTSDTSNPHGTSSDPAESDHAQQSVERLIQELLEQSPGDPPLPGDVNGQGISIEAFKQELRELEDRVKERNSAICQQEEAARVSLSAEQQEEEQLSSALEAKLTGDGKGDGPAMGVCSPARPLNQPPCQPYTGPFMVVLFAKLENMLQNSLYVNILLTGIVAQLACYPQPLLRSFLLNTNMVFQPSVKSLIQVLGSVKNRIEAFAASHEDFPAMLRKAQQYLVARGKVDWTDCPAAVPPLRRSDSLVKSRKPSLGDLILRHANSPTRARNAAQLAFAHVRDGSQSLHSALFRGGAGGVSGLEKQAEALRVKNAVYCAVIFCEFLKELAALAQEHAVTLPFPQSQEAEE; encoded by the exons ATGAGCTGGCTGAGCAGGTTCAACCCTCGGGGTCCCGGGAGTCGGTCGGGCCatagctccgccccctccagcCCCTGCACAGCTGACCCGGAGACCTGCCTCATGGTGTTTGAGAACCACTGGAGACAG GTCTCCTGGGTGTTGGAGCAGCATGACACTTCATCCTCCAGCGACGACCTGACAGCGGTGAGAAATCACACCGACCAGATGCTGTGTCTGCTGGCGGAGGAGCGGCCGGCCGAGGGCGCGGAGGGCGGCGACAGCGTCCCGCAGATGGGCCCAATACTGGAGCTGATGGTCACCGAGAACATCCTGGAGCGACTGGTTCAGTGGCACATCCGCCGCGGCCTGGACCCGGACAGCCAGGGGGCGCTGCTCAAGCTGTTCGAGATGCTCATCGGCCAGTCCCAGCAGCCCCTGCTGCAGCACACGGCCCTCCTCCACCCGCTGCTGAGGCTGCTGGGAGCCTGTGCCGACTCGGAGCTCGGCTGCCCTCCTAACCTGGAGAACAGCCTGGTGCTGCTGCTCAACCAG gTCTGCGTGTCCATGGCCCGCCAGCCGGTGGTTTTGGAGATGTTGTTCCGGGCGGCGCCAGCGCTGCAGGGCTCCACCAACCTGCTGATCTTCTCGCTGCTCGTGCCGTTCATCCACCGGGACGGGGCCATCGGTCAGCAGGCCCGCGACGCCCTGCTGCTGGTGATGGCGGCCTCGGCCAGCAACGAGGCGGTGGCACGATACATCGCTGAGAACTCCTACTTCTGCCCG GTGTTGGCGACAGGCCTCAGCGCTCTCTACTCCTCCCTCCCGCGGAAAATCGAGGTCCGGGGGGACGACTGGCACGCCCTGCGGCGGGAGGACTGGATGGGGGTGTCGTCGCTCGTGCTCTTCATGAACTCCCTGGAGTTCTGCAACGCTGTGGTGCAGGTGGCTCACCCCCTGGTCCGCTCTCAGCTCCTGGACTACCTCCACAACGGCTTCCTCGTACCCGTCATGGGCCCGGCCCTGCACAAG tcgGCGGTGGACGAGATGATCGCCAGCACCGCCTACCTGGACCTCTTCCTGCGCAGCGTGACGGAAACCTCCCTCCTCAAGACCTTCCTGCGCTTCATCCTGCTGCATCGCCATGACAATGACACCATCCTGGACACGCTGCTCACGCGCATCAGCAGCAATTCAAGG CTCTGCATGGTATCATTGAGCCTTTTCAGGACTCTTCTGTCCCTGAACTGTGAAGACATTATGCTGCAGCTCGTTCTCAG GTATCTGCTGCCCTGTACTCATGTAATGCTGAGTCAGCGTCGTGCTATCAAAGAGACTGACCTGTATGGAAAGTCAGCAGACAAGTTCCTGTCCCTGATCCCGGAGTGCTGCCGGCAGAATGCGCCGGCTTCTTCTGAGAGGGATGAGGATAATGCATTCTGGGGAAAAG TAATCAACAGCCCAAGCACAGAGTCTCCAGCCCCGCACAGACCGAGCACCCCGTCCCGCTTGGCCTTCTTCATGCGCCAACAGAGCACTGGATCAGGAGGAGGGGGTCCTTCCACCCCCACCAGCACGGAGCAGATGCAGTCGGGGCCTTCAAGCACCCACCCTCTGTCCCCCGACAGCCCGATGCACCAGCAGCAGACCCACACGGACTCCCTGGACTGGGACTCGGGTTACCTGGAGTACCTGAGGGACGCCCGGCGGGGGATCGAGCTTTGCTCCTGGGCCTGCCGGGATTGGTCGGCGCCTTACGACGGAGAGAACCCCTCCCCAAACACAGCCCCtaaccccccacctccccctacGTCCAATCCTTCCATCGCCATGTTCCCTGAGCACTTCGGTTTCCAGCAGGGCGCCAACACTCCTCCGGTCCAGCAGAGGGCGGCCATTGTGGCGGCGGCGCGGTCTGAGTGGAGCAGCTCGGAGCGGGACAGTGGGGAGTGGGACGTCACAATCGGTAAAAACAACTGCATCAGCCTAACGCCGCGCTCCAAGAAACGCAGCCTTCAGAGAGAGGAGCTCCTCCCCAAACCCGTCCCCCCTCTCGTCCCTTCCTCGTCGTCTGCCACCCCTTTATCTGCTTCGCACCCCTCCCCTTCGCCCGCTCCTCACATCCCCTCCTCCGCCATCACCGTCAGCTACCAGGCCATGTACAATGGAACGACCGGGCAGGGGGATGGGTGTTCAGACAGTCGCGATAGAGGGCTGGAGGTTAAGAAAGTGAAGAGGGACTTGGGGGAGCAGCAGTATTTGGACGAGAACGCCAATCAAAACGGATCCCTCGTCCCGTGTCCCTCCCAGAGCTGCGCTGCTCTCCCGCAGTCGATTTTCAGCAACAGCGACATGAGCGACGCAAAACCTCTTTGCCCCAACCAGATCCCCTCTCAGAACTCCGTCGCCCACCAGGCGTCTGACGCCAAACCGCTGACCAGCGACACCTCAAACCCACACGGCACATCGTCGGATCCGGCGGAGTCGGACCACGCGCAGCAATCCGTCGAGCGCCTCAtacaggagctgctggagcagTCGCCGGGAGACCCGCCGTTGCCCGGAGACGTCAACGGTCAGGGCATCAGCATCGAGGCCTTCAAGCAGGAGCTGAGGGAGCTGGAGGACCGAGTGAAGGAGCGCAACAGTGCAATCTGCCAGCAGGAGGAAGCCGCCagagtttctctctctgccgagcagcaggaagaagaacagCTGTCCTCTGCTCTGGAGGCGAAGCTGACGGGCGACGGCAAAGGAGACGGGCCTGCGATGGGCGTCTGTAGTCCTGCCAGACCTCTTAACCAACCCCCCTGCCAGCCGTACACAG GTCCATTCATGGTGGTTCTGTTTGCCAAGCTGGAGAACATGCTCCAAAACTCTCTGTACGTCAACATCCTGCTGACTGGCATCGTGGCCCAGCTGGCCTGCTATCCTCAGCCGCTCCTACGCTCCTTCCTGCTCAACACCAACATGGTCTTCCAGCCCAGCGTCAAGTCATTGATCCAG GTTCTAGGTTCTGTGAAGAATCGCATCGAGGCGTTTGCAGCCTCTCATGAGGACTTCCCTGCCATGCTGAGGAAAGCCCAGCAGTACCTGGTGGCCCGAGGCAAAGTGGACTGGACTGACTGTCCTGCAGCAGTTCCACCCCTACGGCGCTCTGATTCACTGG